A stretch of DNA from Endozoicomonas sp. 8E:
TAAAATCAGCAAAACGACTGCCGAGAGTATTGCCGGAGTAAAGCGTAATGATTTCATACTTTTTCAACCTCCGGCTTGCCCAGAAGGCCGGTCGGCCTGAACAGAAGAATCAGAACGAGGAGACTGAAGGCGACAACGTCCTTATATTCCGCACTGAAGTAACCTGCGGTGAAGGCTTCCGTGACCCCCAGAATCAAACCACCCAGCACAGCTCCGGGTATACTTCCGATTCCTCCCAGCACGGCGGCAGTGAATGCTTTAAGACCTGCCATAAAACCGATGTGGGGATTGATTACCCCGTAATACATCCCGAGTAATACACCGGCTACCGCAGCAAGAGCGGCCCCGATCACAAAAGTGATCGAAATAATCTGATGAGTGTTGATACCCAACAGCCCGGTCATGCCAAGATCTTCAGCACAAGCTCTGCAGGCTCGCCCCATTTTTGACTTGGAGATAAACAGAGTCAGGGCCGTCATGGCAATAAACGTCACCACAAAGATAATTAACTGCATGTACGACACAGTGGCATTAAAACCGTCTTCAGGACCAAAGGTCCAGCCACCACTGATCATGCTGGGCATGGCTATATCCCTTGATCCCTGGGCCAGGCGGACATAGTTCTGCAGGAAAATGGACATACCAATGGCAGAAATCAGGGCAATCAGTCGGTTACTGTTTCGCAAGGGTCGATAAGCAACCCTCTCCACCGCAAAGCCATAGGTACTGGTGATAATAATGCTGATGACAAAGGCGGAAACCAGCATCAGTGAAACACTGTCTATTCCCATCATCGCTAACGCGGCCAGTACCGCAAAAGCGATGTAACTGCCAATCATGTAGATCTCACCATGAGCAAAATTGATCATGCCAATAATGCCGTACACCATGGTATAACCGATAGCAATCAGAGCGTACGTACTGCCTATCGTCAGCCCGTTAAGCAGTTGCTGAATAAGGTAAAAACCTGAATCCCCCATTCCACGACCTCGTTTTTTATTTTTGTAAACGTTGTTTTTTCTACTATTTTTTACTTCTCTTCAGAGGGTTTGCTCTGACTCAGCCACAAGAAAGTCTGCGAAATATCCTCCTGGATCTGTCTGGGTCAAAACCCATATATCAGGGCTGAAGATCTATAAAACCCCCTCAATGTCGGGCCGATTCTCTCACACGACAAAGGCTCTTGGTAGGGATGGAACAAAAAAATAGCTGGCGGAAAATTCCCCCATTAATCAGGGCCGTATTGCAACTGAATTCAGCCGTATTACACGAGATTCACTATGAATAAGCAAAACCAAACCGTTAACCTGAGCCTCAATAAGGATTATAAAAACTGGCTGAAAGCTCTGAAACAGAAGGTACTGTCAACCCAGCTCAAAGCAGCGGTTCAAGTAAATTCGACCTTACTGGCTTTTTACTGGGAATTGGGGGAGGACATTGTTCGTAGACAGGCTCAGGCTAACTGGGGCGACGGCTTCCTGAAACAACTTAGTAAGGATTTAATGGCGGAATTTCCTGAAATCAAAGGGTTTTCAGAGCGTAATCTTAAATATATCCGCCAGTGGTTTCTCTACTACTCTGGGCAGCAGGCAATTGGGCAACAGGCTGTTGCACAATTAATGCAGGTACCTTGGGGGCACAATTTGCAAATTATCAGTAAGTGTAAAAGCGTGCCAGAAGCCCTTTATTACGTGAGAAGTACTATTGAGCATGGCTGGAGCCGGAGCGTGCTCACCCATCAGATAGAAAGTGGTCTCTGGCAGCGTGAGGGGCAAGCCATCAGTAACTTTAATACCACCCTGCCAGCCATACAATCTGATCTGGCACAACAAACCCTGAAAGATCCTTACGTGTTTGATTTCCTGAGCTTGACCCAAAACTACAACGAACGTGAGTTTGAGCAGGGTTTGACGGAGCATATCACCCAGTTTTTGCTGGAATTAGGGGCCGGGTTTGCATACGTGGGTAAGCAGTTTCATATTCAGGTGGGGCAACGGGATTTTTATATCGACCTGCTGTTTTACCATATCCGGCTTCATTGTTATGTGGTGATCGAGCTGAAGACGGTAGATTTTGAACCAGAACACGCAGGCAAACTGAACTTTTATATCAGGGCCGTGGACGAACTGCTGCGAAAAGAGGGTGATACGCCCACCATTGGCATCCTGTTGTGCAAGAACAAAGACAAGCTGGTGGCAGAGTATTCCCTCAGTGATATGCAAAAGCCCATTGGCGTCTCGGAATACCAGCTCACTCAATCACTGCCGGAAAATCTGCAATCGCAGTTGCCCAGTGTGGAAGAGATTGAACAGGAATTGAGGGGTGGGAGATGAGTGGTAGTCTATCCGGCGGTATATTTGACATCCTTCTCCAGCTTACGCGCTGCGCAGACAATGTGACAACCTTTCAAAAGCAAATTGCCGTTGCTGTTTTCCCATATGGGACATTTCAGAGCGATAATTCAGTTCCCCAGCTATCTCAGCATGCGTCATATCTTTGATTGCAGAATATTTATCCAGAGAAAACCAGCCAGGCAGTTCTTATTATTTTACTTATTATTGCCATTACCTATTAGACGACAATAACAATATGCCCTTACGATTCAGAGACTTGAATTTTTATAGTTTTCGAATGTGCAACCCTGAACGCCAGAGCTTGGGTAAACATATTTAGCTATTCATTAATACTGAACGTTTGATGTACTCTAGCAGCATCAAAGTCAATCAAATGGTCACTTTTGCTGACTCTTCTGCCAGCCAAAAGTCCAATCTGGTCAAGATATGCCCAACACCCAAACCTCTAACAACCTTGCAGCCTTCATCTGGTCCGTAGCCGACCTCCTGCGGGGCGATTTCAAGCAGTCCCAGTACGGGCGCATCATCCTGCCGTTTACCCTGCTACGCCGTCTGGAATGTGTCCTGGAACCTACCAGGGATGCAGTAGTAGCCCAGTATGAAAAAGTGAAGGTCATGAACCTGCCGGAAGACGGCATGGAAAAGATGTTGCTACGGGCTTCCAAGCTATCATTCTTCAACACCTCACCCATGAACCTGTCGAAGATGGGCCAGGGCGATATCAAGGACAACCTGGAAAACTACGTTCTGTCGTTCTCCAAAGATGCCCGTGAAATTTTTGAGCATTTCAAGTTCGATGAATTTGTCGGCAGCCTGAACGAAGCCAATTTGCTGTTTAAGGTAGTGGGAAAGTTTGCCACCATCGACCTGAGCCCGAAGGCCATCAGTAACCACGAAATGGGCCTGGTGTTTGAAGAGCTGATCCGCCGATTTGCTGAATCCTCCAACGAAACGGCCGGTGAACACTTCACCCCAAGGGACATTGTTGAACTCACCACCTCCCTGGTGTTTATGGAAGACGACGATGCCCTGAACAAGGAAGGTATTATCCGCACTATTTATGACCCTACGGCAGGTACAGGTGGCTTTCTGTCGTCTGGCATGGAATATGTGTACGAGCACAATAAAGATGCTGTAATGCGAGCTTTTGGCCAGGAGTTGAACCCTGAGTCCTACGCCATCTGTAAAGCCGATATGCTGATCAAGGGTCAGGATGTCAGCCGCATCAAACTGGGCAACACCTTGTCGAACGATCACCTCAGTGGCGATCAGTTTGACTACATGCTGTCTAATCCACCATTCGGGGTGGACTGGAAGAAGATCGAAGGCACCATTAAAGATGAGCATGAACACAAAGGCTACGACGGTCGCTTTGGCCCCGGCCTGCCAAGAGTGTCCGATGGTTCTCTGCTGTTCCTGATGCACCTGATCAGCAAGTTCAGGGACATCACGCCAGAGAACCAGAACCCCAGCCGCATCGGCATTATCCTCAACGGTTCACCGCTCTTTACCGGCAGTGCAGGCAGTGGTGAAAGCGAGATTCGCCGTTATATTCTCGAAGCCGACCTGCTCGAAGCCATTGTCGCCCTGCCCACAGACATGTTCTACAACACCGGTATCGCTACCTATGTGTGGGTGCTGACCAATAAAAAGTCCGATGAACGCAAAGGTAAAGTGCAGCTGATTAACGGCGTAAACCTGTGCGGCAAGATGCGTAAGTCCCTGGGCTCCAAGCGGAACATAATGAGCGAAGCTGACCGTCGCATCATTACCCAAAACTTTGGAGCCTTTGCAGAAGCATCCGAAGAAAACTTTGCCGCCAAAATTTTCGACAGTCATAAATTCGGCTACCGTCGTATTACCGTGGAACGCCCACTTCGCCTGTCCGCCCAGATTACTGATGACGCAGTAACGGGTCTACGCTATGCACCCAGGCCGTATAACGCCGTTATGCGCTGGATGGTTGAGGAATTCGGCACAGAGTGTCATACAACCTTGGCAGACAATGAAGAAGCCATTCGCACCAAAATCAAAAAAGACTTCAAAGAACTGAAAGAGAAGCAGATCAAAGAGGTACTGAACGACAAACTCTGGCTGTTCCAGCGGGGGCTGATGGAGAAAGCCCAAACTCTGCAAAATACAGTCGGAACGGTACTGTCCAACGACTTTAACCAGTTCGATAAAGATCTGAAAGCCGCCCTCAAAGCCGCTAACTTGAAGCTGGATGCCAAAGAGAAAAAGCAGTTCCTCGATGCCATCACCCACAAGAACCCCGAAGCCGAGCCGGTGATCAAAAAGGTGCTAAAGGAAGAAGCCCAACCACTGTACGGCACATTCGAATACAAAGGCAAAGTCGTCGAATTCCAGACCGATGGCGACCTGCGGGATAACGAGAACATTCCTCTTGACCCATCAATGCCCACCCATATCCTG
This window harbors:
- the livH gene encoding high-affinity branched-chain amino acid ABC transporter permease LivH codes for the protein MGDSGFYLIQQLLNGLTIGSTYALIAIGYTMVYGIIGMINFAHGEIYMIGSYIAFAVLAALAMMGIDSVSLMLVSAFVISIIITSTYGFAVERVAYRPLRNSNRLIALISAIGMSIFLQNYVRLAQGSRDIAMPSMISGGWTFGPEDGFNATVSYMQLIIFVVTFIAMTALTLFISKSKMGRACRACAEDLGMTGLLGINTHQIISITFVIGAALAAVAGVLLGMYYGVINPHIGFMAGLKAFTAAVLGGIGSIPGAVLGGLILGVTEAFTAGYFSAEYKDVVAFSLLVLILLFRPTGLLGKPEVEKV
- a CDS encoding class I SAM-dependent DNA methyltransferase; translated protein: MPNTQTSNNLAAFIWSVADLLRGDFKQSQYGRIILPFTLLRRLECVLEPTRDAVVAQYEKVKVMNLPEDGMEKMLLRASKLSFFNTSPMNLSKMGQGDIKDNLENYVLSFSKDAREIFEHFKFDEFVGSLNEANLLFKVVGKFATIDLSPKAISNHEMGLVFEELIRRFAESSNETAGEHFTPRDIVELTTSLVFMEDDDALNKEGIIRTIYDPTAGTGGFLSSGMEYVYEHNKDAVMRAFGQELNPESYAICKADMLIKGQDVSRIKLGNTLSNDHLSGDQFDYMLSNPPFGVDWKKIEGTIKDEHEHKGYDGRFGPGLPRVSDGSLLFLMHLISKFRDITPENQNPSRIGIILNGSPLFTGSAGSGESEIRRYILEADLLEAIVALPTDMFYNTGIATYVWVLTNKKSDERKGKVQLINGVNLCGKMRKSLGSKRNIMSEADRRIITQNFGAFAEASEENFAAKIFDSHKFGYRRITVERPLRLSAQITDDAVTGLRYAPRPYNAVMRWMVEEFGTECHTTLADNEEAIRTKIKKDFKELKEKQIKEVLNDKLWLFQRGLMEKAQTLQNTVGTVLSNDFNQFDKDLKAALKAANLKLDAKEKKQFLDAITHKNPEAEPVIKKVLKEEAQPLYGTFEYKGKVVEFQTDGDLRDNENIPLDPSMPTHILIETYFNREVAPHVPDAWINADKCDAQDGEIGIVGYEIPFNRHFYVYQPPRALEAIDADLDAVSARIMSLLQEVHS
- a CDS encoding YhcG family protein: MNKQNQTVNLSLNKDYKNWLKALKQKVLSTQLKAAVQVNSTLLAFYWELGEDIVRRQAQANWGDGFLKQLSKDLMAEFPEIKGFSERNLKYIRQWFLYYSGQQAIGQQAVAQLMQVPWGHNLQIISKCKSVPEALYYVRSTIEHGWSRSVLTHQIESGLWQREGQAISNFNTTLPAIQSDLAQQTLKDPYVFDFLSLTQNYNEREFEQGLTEHITQFLLELGAGFAYVGKQFHIQVGQRDFYIDLLFYHIRLHCYVVIELKTVDFEPEHAGKLNFYIRAVDELLRKEGDTPTIGILLCKNKDKLVAEYSLSDMQKPIGVSEYQLTQSLPENLQSQLPSVEEIEQELRGGR